From Bufo gargarizans isolate SCDJY-AF-19 chromosome 10, ASM1485885v1, whole genome shotgun sequence, the proteins below share one genomic window:
- the LOC122920055 gene encoding nuclear pore complex protein Nup160-like, translating into MAASVVLERSFTELSATEREVRRNYRDLSFRPDVTPVIGGPKYSESAGGYYYKESSSLLSATRNRFLYWTSHADTLELVEESLDVNLLNNAIRLKIFNCSILPGGVHVCETQCNVIILILTNQTVHRLVLPHPSRLYRSEIITESQMQSIFTDVGKMNYSDPANSYVIPPLPGRFQSSTATAAWLSSEGETLFAFPSSSGGILVVKMPPCGVAGAVTVVELKQMSVRRLLTGFIPTAIRGDQDPAHLPVSLAVHCLENDAFIFALCQDHKLRMWSYKDQTCLMESDMLEFVPVSKEMRQIPGIGHKLRLAHSPSIGLYLGVYLHSSRQGQFCVFQLVTADSNRYSLDHISSLFSNQETLVDFMFTLTTTDIWALWLDEENQTIVKHINFENNQAGQWNQVFTNPLADEELNIGDDQDPRESYLEYLFSPGRFTIAALLKALQPSTVSHPSVVLDRGSSRRMNEMLYNSEKRRRAMTFHGLLKPTEL; encoded by the exons ATGGCGGCCTCTGTGGTTCTAGAACGGAGCTTTACCGAACTGAGCGCGACCGAGCGGGAAGTCAGGAGGAATTACCGGGACCTCAGCTTTCGCCCCG ACGTCACTCCTGTGATTGGTGGCCCCAAATACAGCGAGAGCGCCGGGGGTTATTACTACAAGGAAAGCAGCAGTCTTCTGTCCGCCACAAGGAATCGCTTCTTGTACTG GACGTCTCATGCTGACACTTTAGAACTGGTGGAGGAGTCTTTGGATGTTAACCTTCTGAATAATGCCATCCGCCTCAAAATCTTCAACTGCTCCATCCTGCCCGGCGGGGTCCACGTGTGTGAGACACAGTGTAACGTGATCATCTTGATCCTGACAAATCAGACTGTTCACCGGCTGGTCCTCCCTCACCCCTCACGTTTATATAGAAGT GAGATAATTACGGAAAGTCAGATGCAGTCCATATTTACAGATGTCGGGAAGATGAACTATAGCGACCCTGCTAACAGTTATGTCATCCCTCCATTGCCTGGACGTTTCCAGAGCTCCACTGCCACCGCAGCCTGGCTGAGCAGTGAGGGGGAGACGCTCTTTGCTTTTCCCTCCAGTTCTGGCGGTATTCTGGTTGTCAAGATGCCTCCTTGTGGTGTTGCAG GAGCGGTGACTGTGGTGGAGTTAAAGCAAATGTCAGTCAGGAGACTGTTAACTGGGTTTATACCAACAGCTATAAG AGGAGACCAGGACCCTGCACATCTTCCTGTGAGCCTCGCTGTTCACTGCCTCGAGAACGACGCGTTCATATTTGCATTGTGTCAGGATCATAAACTCCGCATGTGGTCTTACAAG GACCAGACGTGCCTTATGGAATCAGACATGCTGGAGTTTGTGCCAGTTAGCAAAGAAATGCGTCAGATCCCGGGAATCGGGCACAAATTAAGACTTGCGCACTCACCATCTATAGGACTTTACCTTGGAGTGTACTTGCATTCATCCAGACAAGGACAG TTCTGTGTGTTCCAGTTGGTTACTGCGGACAGCAATCGCTACAGCTTGGATCACATCTCTTCCTTATTCTCAAACCAG GAAACCTTGGTCGACTTCATGTTTACTTTGACAACCACAGACATTTGGGCTTTGTGGCTTGATGAGGAAAATCAAACCATTGTCAAACACATTAATTTTGAAAA TAATCAAGCCGGGCAATGGAACCAAGTTTTCACCAATCCATTGGCAGACGAAGAACTTAACATTGGGGATGACCAAGACCCACGG gagtCTTACCTGGAGTATTTGTTCTCTCCGGGGAGATTTACCATTGCTGCTCTACTTAAAGCACTACAG
- the LOC122920056 gene encoding ZP domain-containing protein-like — translation MTLIAAKSSDHELYENQFRLNDPHCLVSSNSTHLIASVAYNSCGTEIEETEHDIVFKNQATSFGNEFSVITRKHGVSIPFNCSFPKMSRVSSSFHAHKSDYVFTEAGFGNFTYKFQFYTDDRFVEVETQYPLEVTLQELLYMEIQVDSSVPNVQLFVESCKATPHDNPSDPVFYDFIQNGCIKDETLVVYSATRTEYRFAMEAFAFIGDYSEVYVSCTVILCKFGESGTRCSQGCITKSQGDSNRQRHRRSLTSESQQHFISQGPLRMKRQSPGNTDQAESSSLNVNTLVISLSGVVIVALLGFIARLYTKRPRLSGYELLKTQDF, via the exons ATGACTTTAATTGCTGCCAAGTCATCTGATCACGAACTTTACGAAAACCAGTTCCGCCTCAACGATCCACACTGTCTGGTTAGTTCAAACAGCACCCACCTCATAGCAAGCGTGGCCTACAACTCCTGTGGGACGGAGATTGAG GAAACAGAACATGACATTGTGTTTAAAAATCAGGCCACCTCCTTTGGTAACGAATTCAGCGTCATTACCAGGAAACATGGGGTGTCAATCCCCTTCAACTGCTCCTTTCCAAAAATGAGCCGGGTGTCCTCTTCATTTCATGCCCATAAATCCGATTACGTGTTCACAGAGGCCGGATTCGGTAACTTCACCTACAAGTTCCAGTTCTACACAGACGATCGCTTTGTAGAGGTCGAGACCCAGTATCCTCTGGAGGTGACTCTGCAGGAATTACTCTACATGGAGATTCAAGTTGATTCTTCAGTCCCCAACGTCCAATTATTTGTGGAGTCTTGTAAAGCCACACCGCACGATAACCCTAGTGACCCCGTATTTTACGACTTCATACAAAACGG ATGCATAAAGGATGAAACTTTAGTAGTTTACTCTGCAACAAGGACCGAATACAGGTTTGCAATGGAGGCTTTTGCATTTATCGGAGACTATAGTGAA GTTTACGTGAGTTGCACAGTCATCTTGTGTAAGTTTGGAGAGTCAGGTACTCGCTGCAGccaaggctgtatcacaaaatcACAGGGAGACTCTAATAGGCAACGACACAGGAGATCATTGACCTCAGAGTCTCAGCAGCACTTCATCTCCCAGGGTCCGCTCAGAATGAAAAGACAATCTCCTGGTAATACAG aTCAAGCAGAATCGTCCTCTCTGAATGTGAACACCCTGGTGATTTCGCTATCAGGAGTGGTCATTGTGGCATTGCTCGGCTTCATCGCCCGCTTATATACAAAAAGACCCAGACTGTCGGGTTATGAGTTACTAAAAACTCAAGATTTCTGA